ACCTGCGAATACAAGGAAAAATAAGATGAGCTTCATAATTTGCGTGTGTAATACAGGAAGAGACCCCTGGCCCTTGGGACAGGATTATGTATCTGAACAACTGTGGGTAGAGCTACAATTATTGTCACCACACCATCTTTTCTGCCCCAACAGAAGGGTATGCACGTCTGCTCTCACCTTCATTCCAATCTCCATATTGGAGAGGTCAGCAAAAGGTACCTCTCGTGTCACCAGTTCCCACAGAAGCACTGCAAAACTCCACATGTCTGCTGAGCGTCTGTTTGTGTCTTCAGGCTTCTTCTGCAAAGCTGGAGAGATAGGGCTTGTTTGTTCCAGCTGCCTGTCCTGtctgccttcttccactgctacTCAGCTGGTCATTCTCTACCTCCCAATGCAAAGCCCTCACCCACCTTCAGGGGCTACCCAGGCAGGTGCATACATGCGTCCAGGGCATTGGAAAGAGAACTTGACATCGGCCATGCTGATCCGGGCAGTCATGTCCTCATCAATCTGCAGAAGATAGGTATGTGGAAGGTGAGTCCTATTCTAGATAGGCAAAGGGCtattgggcctgggccaggagtgAACTTGTGGCCTCACCATTACACTACGGCTATTGAGTGCATGTCGTGGGATGAGGGGCTCTAGTGTGTGTAGGAATGCCATGCCCCTTGCCATGTCCAAAGCAAACTTCACAGCTTGGCTCTGGTCCACGACAAAATCTAAGAAGAGACAAGAGTCAAATCACTTTGAGAGGCTCATGTACCATTCCTCATCCCTATCCCAGTGGAACTCAGCATCCCTACTCACTGGTGCCTTCATGTAGTACATTGTAGAGGGATCCATATGGCATCCAGTGCGTGATGAGGGTTGGGTGAGGAGCAGGTGGAGACTGGCAGGCTCCTAGCACTGGGAGAACATTTGGATGCGAGAAAatcctgggagagggagagagtgtggcTGAGACCTAGTGTAGAAGTTATCCCTCTCAGTGCTATTGAAGGTTCTTTGGAACCAGTAGCTTGCAGTTTAGGCCTTGCCCCACCTGAGCCGAGGACACTCCTCATTGAAGTCTCTGCTCTTCCTTGTACTCCAGTCTCGAACCTTCAGCACCTTCACCACGATGTCATTGCCCTGCCAGCGGCCCTTCCACAACTGAAGGACAGGTAGGGATTAGGAGGCTTTAATTAAGGCTGCCACTTCTTTGCCCACTAACTGGAGGGAAACTTAAAACAGGTGTAAAGCAGGTAACTTGAGTGCAATTAAAGAGGAAGGGACAAGAAAGGCAGAGGTCACCTCTCCTGAATGATTCTCGTTGAGCTTCGCCAGAAAGTTGAGCTGTTTGAAGTCAATGCCAGAGTGCTTGTTCAGAGTCCCGTTTCCTGAGAATGGGGACAGGTCAGATATCCCGCAACAACCCTGACCCAGCCCGAGGAACCCATGGTAATTCTCCCTtacacccctcctcccccaaacTGACTCACGGGGCCGAGTGCGGGTGGTCCCCTTCCAGAATGTGTCCTTGTATGGAATACGGTTCAGATTCTGGCCCATCTTCTCTGCCCGctctgggggggaaaaaaaacagtctTAGCCTGAGCTGTGGTAGGGAGGGACAGGATGACAGACGCTGCGGGTGGGAGCTGGACCTCGGAGAAGCTCTCTCAGGGGTGCCTTTGCTTTGTCCACAGGCATCTCTCCATACTTGTTACAGATGCTGACAAGGGCCCCATTAGCCACCAGATCCTGGAATGAAAAGATGGTTGTAATGAGGACCCCTGCTACTTCCCTGGAAGTCCCAGCtagccccccccccacacacacacacatgctgtgtACAACCCCATAAATTATCACACAGTGCTGACAGGTTAAGGGTTCCAGAGTATTCACTCAGGATCAGAGGTTGCTTCTCACCAATCCCAGGACTCACCTCTGCCACTTGGTCTTGGCCCCAAAAGCAGGCATAGTGCAGGGGCACATTCCCATGCTCATTCACTGCATTGATGTCAGCTTTgtactgcaacagctggacccCATAGCCAAACAAAGGGAAAGGCACAGTCAGTCTAAATGAGCTCTCCGTGTGAAAAGGAAGAAGAGTATACACTTTCTACGGTATATTCCAGTGCCTGTGGTGGACCTTATGGCATGTATATCATGTGGGTGATGGAGGGTTCATACATACCTTCTGTACAATATCACGGTGTCCATGGCTGGCAGCCAGGTGCAGGGGGGTATCATCTCCACGGTTCATCACATTGATCCGTGCACCCCGCATGATGAGCATCTCAACCACAGCAGAGCGACCCTCTCGGCAGGCCCAGTGCAAAGGGGAGAAGCCATGATCATCCCTTTGAAAAAGGGGCAATGGTAATTGGGTTGGATGGGACAAAggcttttatttatgaaaaacagTCATATACTCTCTGGGAAGGCGTTTTTAAGGACTTCAGTTCTCGTTCAGTTCCCAAAGCTGTGCAGGTCAGCCCTTGCCCGAGCTTCATGCCCAACCCATGACCTAGATAACCCAGGAACTCAGTAGAATTCAGTTTCTTCCCTGACATACCCTATTTCATTGTTTCTCCTGCATCCCTTTCGCAATGTCTGTCGGTCCTGTTTTTTGCTGCATCTTGTACCTCCTCCTACTGTAGCACTTGCCACACAATATTGTAAAAATCTGTTAAGAAACTGCCTTGCCTGTTAGACTGTAAGTTTCTTGAGGGACTGACAGCAGGTCTCCAGTGCATGTTAATGGTGGAAAGAGTGTTTTGTAAAAGGCAGGCCACACTTGCTGGAGGGAGCAAGCTTACTGTCTGGCTCAGGCACTGAAACCAACATCTAAAAatggaatggaattaaaatgatgTTTTGGAAGGGTCTACAATGAAAAGGAGAAATGCTTTTGATTACTGATGAGACAGTTAACAAATCACCACACAAGGCAGAATTCCCCTATTTAGCAATCTCAGGTACAGTGAGAAAATGAGTATAGCTGCTTAAGAATGAAAACTGTATCAGGCTTTCTCTTTTCTCAAGGACctgtattttataaagaaaagtgtaCAAACAACAATTGGGTGGGAGCTGAGCCTTCCTGACAGCCTGGGGCCATAAAAGGAAATTCCCTCCAGTTCCCGACTGCAGATccaaggggcggggctgggggcggtccGTGGCTGGGCAGGCGGCCTCCGGATGCTTTAGTGCTGCAGTCACTTCCCCTGCGGGGGCTATGGGCGGAACCTAGAGCTCCTCAGGGGTCTGAGCGCACA
This window of the Lepus europaeus isolate LE1 chromosome 7, mLepTim1.pri, whole genome shotgun sequence genome carries:
- the ILK gene encoding integrin-linked protein kinase translates to MDDIFTQCREGNAVAVRLWLDNTENDLNQGDDHGFSPLHWACREGRSAVVEMLIMRGARINVMNRGDDTPLHLAASHGHRDIVQKLLQYKADINAVNEHGNVPLHYACFWGQDQVAEDLVANGALVSICNKYGEMPVDKAKAPLRELLRERAEKMGQNLNRIPYKDTFWKGTTRTRPRNGTLNKHSGIDFKQLNFLAKLNENHSGELWKGRWQGNDIVVKVLKVRDWSTRKSRDFNEECPRLRIFSHPNVLPVLGACQSPPAPHPTLITHWMPYGSLYNVLHEGTNFVVDQSQAVKFALDMARGMAFLHTLEPLIPRHALNSRSVMIDEDMTARISMADVKFSFQCPGRMYAPAWVAPEALQKKPEDTNRRSADMWSFAVLLWELVTREVPFADLSNMEIGMKVALEGLRPTIPPGISPHVCKLMKICMNEDPAKRPKFDMIVPILEKMQDK